One segment of Pantoea sp. Lij88 DNA contains the following:
- a CDS encoding cytochrome o ubiquinol oxidase subunit III, whose product MSTETLIKHHHDAHAEHGHHDAGANKVFGFWIYLMSDCIIFATLFATYAVMVNNTAGGPAGKDIFELPFVLVETALLLLSSITYGMAVISMNKEQKGAVIGWLALTFLFGLGFIGMEIYEFHHLIAEGFGPDRSGFLSGFFTLVGTHGLHVTSGLIWMLVLMFQVSKRGLNATNRTRIMCLSLFWHFLDVVWICVFTVVYLMGAM is encoded by the coding sequence ATGTCAACTGAAACTCTGATTAAACATCACCACGACGCCCATGCGGAGCATGGGCATCACGATGCAGGAGCCAATAAAGTCTTTGGCTTCTGGATCTACCTGATGAGTGACTGCATTATCTTCGCAACCCTGTTTGCGACCTATGCCGTCATGGTCAACAACACTGCCGGTGGCCCGGCAGGTAAAGATATCTTTGAGCTGCCGTTTGTTCTGGTAGAAACCGCCCTGCTGCTGTTGAGTTCGATCACTTACGGCATGGCTGTTATCTCCATGAACAAGGAGCAAAAAGGTGCCGTTATCGGCTGGCTGGCGCTGACCTTCCTGTTTGGTCTGGGCTTCATCGGGATGGAAATCTATGAATTCCATCACCTGATTGCTGAAGGCTTTGGTCCGGATCGCAGTGGCTTCCTGTCTGGCTTCTTTACGCTGGTCGGTACCCACGGTCTGCACGTGACCTCAGGTCTGATCTGGATGCTGGTTCTGATGTTCCAGGTTTCTAAACGTGGCCTGAACGCGACTAACCGCACCCGTATCATGTGTCTGAGCCTGTTCTGGCACTTCCTGGACGTGGTCTGGATTTGCGTCTTCACCGTTGTTTACCTGATGGGAGCCATGTAA
- the dxs gene encoding 1-deoxy-D-xylulose-5-phosphate synthase, whose product MSFDIAKYPTLALANTVQELRALPKEKLPALCDELRQYLLDSVSRSSGHFASGLGVVELTVALHYVYNTPFDHLVWDVGHQAYPHKILTGRRDRIGTIRQKNGVHPFPWRGESEYDVLSVGHSSTSISAGLGMAAAAEREGQGRRTACIIGDGAITAGMAFEAMNHAGDIKPDMLVILNDNEMSISENVGALNNRLAQILSGKTYARLREGSKRVLTSLPPIKELVRRTEEHLKGMVVPGTLFEELGFNYIGPVDGHDVLTLVNTLSNMRSLKGPQFLHIMTKKGKGYAPAEEDPIAWHAVPKFDPAIGELPKSAEGLPSYSKIFGNWLCEMAADDPKLMAITPAMREGSGMVAFSREFPNQYFDVAIAEQHAVTFAAGMAIGGYKPIVAIYSTFLQRAYDQLIHDVAIQKLPVLFAIDRGGIVGADGQTHQGAFDLAYLRCVPDMVIMTPSDENECRQMLYTGYHHQAGPSAVRYPRGTGVGTPLAPLQSLPLGKAVVKRQGEKLAILNFGTLLPEAAATAEALNATLVDMRFVKPLDEALIAELAATHDSLITLEEGAIKGGAGSGVNEFIMAKRLAVPVLNIGLPDEFIPQGTQDEVRHDYLLDAEGIQQQIARWLAQ is encoded by the coding sequence ATGAGTTTTGATATTGCTAAATACCCGACACTGGCGCTGGCAAACACGGTTCAGGAGCTGCGCGCCCTGCCAAAAGAGAAGTTGCCTGCGCTGTGTGATGAACTGCGTCAGTATCTGTTAGACAGTGTAAGCCGCTCCAGCGGCCATTTTGCGTCGGGTCTGGGCGTAGTCGAACTGACGGTTGCACTGCATTATGTCTATAACACCCCCTTCGACCATCTGGTCTGGGATGTGGGCCATCAGGCTTATCCGCATAAAATTCTGACCGGTCGCCGCGATCGCATCGGCACCATTCGTCAGAAAAATGGCGTTCACCCGTTTCCGTGGCGCGGCGAAAGTGAATATGACGTCTTAAGCGTCGGTCACTCATCGACCTCCATCAGTGCCGGTCTCGGCATGGCAGCAGCAGCAGAACGTGAAGGCCAGGGCCGTCGCACCGCCTGTATCATTGGCGATGGCGCGATTACCGCAGGCATGGCGTTTGAAGCGATGAACCATGCGGGTGATATCAAGCCGGACATGCTGGTCATCCTCAACGACAACGAGATGTCGATCTCCGAAAACGTCGGCGCACTGAACAACCGTCTGGCGCAGATCCTGTCGGGTAAAACTTACGCGCGACTGCGTGAAGGCAGTAAGCGTGTGCTGACCAGCCTGCCGCCGATTAAAGAGCTGGTAAGACGCACCGAAGAGCATCTGAAAGGCATGGTTGTGCCGGGCACGCTGTTTGAAGAGCTGGGTTTTAACTATATCGGTCCGGTCGATGGTCACGATGTACTGACGCTGGTGAATACGCTGAGCAACATGCGCAGCCTGAAAGGGCCGCAGTTCCTGCATATCATGACGAAGAAAGGCAAAGGCTACGCCCCGGCAGAGGAAGATCCGATTGCCTGGCACGCCGTACCCAAATTCGACCCGGCGATTGGCGAACTACCAAAAAGCGCGGAAGGTCTGCCGAGCTACTCTAAAATCTTCGGTAACTGGCTGTGCGAAATGGCCGCCGACGATCCGAAGCTGATGGCGATTACGCCGGCGATGCGTGAAGGCTCCGGCATGGTGGCCTTCTCCCGTGAATTCCCGAATCAGTATTTCGATGTCGCGATCGCCGAGCAGCACGCGGTGACCTTCGCGGCCGGTATGGCGATTGGCGGCTACAAACCGATTGTTGCCATTTACTCGACGTTCCTGCAGCGCGCCTACGATCAGCTGATTCATGACGTCGCTATCCAGAAACTGCCGGTCCTGTTTGCTATCGATCGCGGTGGTATTGTGGGTGCGGACGGTCAGACTCACCAAGGCGCGTTTGACCTCGCCTATCTGCGCTGCGTGCCGGATATGGTGATCATGACCCCGAGCGATGAGAATGAGTGTCGGCAGATGCTCTACACCGGCTATCACCACCAGGCTGGCCCAAGTGCCGTGCGCTATCCGCGTGGCACCGGTGTCGGTACCCCACTGGCGCCGCTGCAGAGTCTGCCGCTGGGTAAAGCGGTCGTGAAACGTCAGGGTGAAAAGCTGGCGATTCTGAACTTCGGTACACTGTTGCCGGAAGCGGCCGCCACGGCAGAAGCGCTGAATGCGACCCTGGTCGATATGCGCTTTGTGAAGCCGCTGGATGAGGCGCTGATCGCCGAACTTGCCGCCACGCACGACTCACTGATTACGCTGGAAGAAGGCGCAATCAAAGGCGGTGCGGGCAGTGGCGTCAATGAATTTATCATGGCAAAACGTCTGGCGGTGCCGGTGCTGAATATCGGCCTGCCCGATGAGTTCATCCCACAGGGTACGCAGGATGAAGTGCGTCATGACTATCTGCTGGACGCCGAAGGCATTCAGCAACAGATCGCCCGCTGGCTGGCGCAGTAA
- the ispA gene encoding (2E,6E)-farnesyl diphosphate synthase, whose protein sequence is MDFARLLDVYQQQVNAALTRFIEPLPFQSSPLVNAMHYGALLGGKRLRPFLVYATGEMLHADPASLDAPAAAVECIHAYSLIHDDLPAMDDDALRRGQPTCHIKYGEDTAILAGDALQTLAFSILADEAMPGVSAEYRLLMLSELAKASGVAGMCGGQALDLAAEGKSVDLDQLEQIHRHKTGALIRSAVRLGALTAGDAGREALPLLDRYAEAIGLAFQVQDDILDVVGDTAVIGKRQGADQDLGKSTYPSLLGLENARAKARDLYQEALDALELLAAHSYNTTALQALASFIIERDK, encoded by the coding sequence ATGGATTTCGCCCGATTACTCGACGTTTATCAGCAGCAGGTGAACGCCGCGCTGACGCGTTTTATAGAGCCACTTCCTTTTCAGAGTTCTCCTCTGGTGAATGCCATGCATTATGGGGCATTATTAGGCGGTAAACGCCTGCGTCCTTTTCTGGTCTACGCTACCGGTGAAATGCTCCACGCCGACCCGGCGAGTCTGGATGCGCCCGCCGCCGCGGTTGAATGCATTCATGCGTACTCTCTGATTCACGACGATCTCCCTGCGATGGACGATGATGCTTTGCGTCGCGGGCAGCCAACCTGTCACATTAAATATGGCGAAGACACGGCGATTCTGGCGGGCGACGCCCTGCAGACGCTGGCCTTCTCTATTCTGGCCGATGAAGCGATGCCGGGTGTCAGCGCCGAATATCGTCTGCTGATGCTCTCCGAACTGGCTAAAGCCAGCGGCGTAGCCGGAATGTGTGGCGGACAGGCGCTGGATTTAGCGGCAGAAGGTAAATCGGTCGATCTCGACCAGCTGGAACAGATCCATCGCCATAAAACCGGCGCGCTGATCCGCTCAGCGGTACGGTTAGGGGCGTTAACGGCAGGCGATGCGGGCCGTGAAGCGCTGCCACTGCTCGACCGCTACGCAGAGGCTATCGGCCTCGCGTTTCAGGTGCAGGACGACATTCTGGATGTGGTGGGGGATACGGCGGTGATCGGAAAACGCCAGGGTGCCGATCAGGATCTGGGGAAAAGCACCTATCCTTCACTGTTAGGCCTTGAAAATGCCCGTGCAAAAGCGCGGGATTTGTATCAGGAAGCTCTTGATGCTTTAGAATTGCTCGCTGCGCACTCTTATAACACTACAGCACTGCAGGCGCTGGCGAGCTTCATAATTGAACGCGACAAATAA
- the panE gene encoding 2-dehydropantoate 2-reductase, translating into MKITVLGCGALGQVWLTALARQGHEVQGWLRVPQPYCSANVVDPQGNISNRTFIANDPLFLAESQLLLVTLKAPQVSPAVKNLESVLSENCPVLLLHNGMGTLEELKGLTQPLLRGVTTHAAMRDGTVIKHIASGITHIGPGNRKSAAYSDLADILHHALPDVAWHDNIRAACWRKLAVNCVINPLSVEYECQNGALRAYPEQIAQLCEEISWVMEREGQNVASDSLQDIIFDVIESTAANTSSMLQDIRAQRLTEIDYISGFLLRRARTHGMVLTENTRLYDIVKRKESHYDRERIGAGLPGTWQ; encoded by the coding sequence ATGAAAATTACCGTGTTAGGTTGCGGTGCTCTGGGTCAGGTCTGGCTGACAGCGCTGGCCCGCCAGGGACATGAGGTGCAGGGATGGTTGCGCGTACCGCAGCCCTACTGTTCAGCCAATGTGGTTGATCCTCAGGGCAACATATCGAACCGCACCTTTATCGCCAACGATCCGCTGTTCCTGGCGGAAAGCCAGTTGCTGCTGGTCACGCTCAAAGCCCCGCAGGTCTCGCCTGCGGTGAAAAACCTGGAAAGCGTGCTGTCGGAAAACTGCCCGGTGCTGCTGCTGCACAACGGCATGGGGACGCTGGAGGAGCTGAAAGGGCTGACTCAGCCGCTGCTGCGCGGCGTTACAACCCATGCGGCGATGCGCGATGGCACCGTCATCAAACACATTGCCAGTGGCATCACCCACATCGGCCCCGGTAATCGCAAAAGCGCGGCTTACAGCGATCTCGCCGACATCCTGCACCATGCCCTGCCCGATGTGGCCTGGCATGACAACATCCGCGCGGCCTGCTGGCGCAAACTGGCCGTTAACTGCGTCATCAACCCGCTCAGCGTGGAGTATGAGTGCCAGAACGGCGCACTGCGCGCGTATCCGGAGCAGATCGCGCAACTGTGCGAAGAGATCAGCTGGGTCATGGAGCGCGAAGGCCAGAACGTTGCCAGCGACAGCCTGCAGGACATCATCTTCGACGTGATCGAAAGCACTGCGGCCAACACCTCTTCGATGCTGCAGGACATTCGCGCCCAGCGGCTCACCGAAATTGACTATATCAGCGGCTTTCTGCTGCGCCGCGCCCGGACGCACGGCATGGTGCTGACGGAGAACACCCGTCTGTATGACATTGTAAAACGCAAGGAGTCCCATTATGACCGCGAACGCATCGGTGCTGGTTTGCCTGGCACATGGCAGTGA
- the thiI gene encoding tRNA uracil 4-sulfurtransferase ThiI translates to MKFIIKLFPEITIKSPSVRLRFIKILASNIRNVLKTVSDEIAVVRHWDHIEVRSKNAALGEIIPDELARIPGIHHVLAVEDREYTDIHHIFEQTLAQYRDSLEGKSFCVRVKRRGKHSFSSQDVERYVGGGLNQHIESARVQLKHPDVTVNLEVEENRLTLVTARYEGLGGFPIGTQEDVLSLISGGFDSGVSSYMLLRRGSRVHYCFFNLGGAAHEIGVRQVAHYLWNRFGRSHRVRFVAINFEPVVGEILEKVDDGQMGVVLKRMMVRAASTIAERYGVQALVTGEAVGQVSSQTLTNLRLIDNASDTLILRPLISHDKEHIIRIAREIGTEDFASTMPEYCGVISKSPTVKAVKEKIEAEEQNFDFTILDRVIEEATNVDIRTIAEQTEEEVVEVETVALLSENDVVLDIRSIDEQEEKPLTLNATEVKSLPFYKLSTQFGDLDQNRTWLLYCDRGVMSRLQALYLHEQGFKNVKVYRP, encoded by the coding sequence ATGAAGTTTATCATCAAGTTATTTCCTGAAATCACCATCAAGAGTCCGTCGGTGCGTTTGCGCTTTATCAAGATTCTTGCCAGCAATATCCGCAACGTCCTGAAAACCGTTAGCGACGAAATCGCCGTTGTGCGTCACTGGGATCACATTGAAGTGCGGTCAAAAAATGCAGCGCTGGGAGAGATTATTCCCGATGAGCTCGCGCGCATTCCCGGTATCCATCACGTTTTAGCGGTTGAAGATCGTGAGTACACCGATATTCATCACATCTTTGAACAGACGTTAGCGCAGTATCGTGACAGTCTGGAAGGGAAGAGCTTCTGCGTGCGTGTTAAGCGTCGTGGCAAGCATAGCTTCAGCTCGCAGGATGTGGAGCGCTATGTGGGCGGCGGTCTGAATCAGCATATCGAAAGCGCCCGCGTGCAGCTTAAACATCCGGACGTGACGGTGAATCTTGAAGTTGAAGAGAATCGCCTGACGCTGGTGACTGCGCGCTACGAAGGCCTCGGCGGTTTCCCGATTGGCACGCAGGAAGATGTGCTGTCGCTGATTTCCGGTGGTTTCGACTCCGGTGTCTCCAGCTATATGCTGCTGCGTCGCGGCAGCCGCGTGCACTACTGCTTCTTTAACCTGGGCGGTGCCGCGCACGAGATTGGCGTCCGTCAGGTTGCGCACTATCTGTGGAATCGTTTTGGTCGTTCGCACCGGGTGCGCTTCGTGGCGATCAATTTTGAGCCGGTAGTGGGGGAGATCCTCGAAAAAGTGGATGACGGCCAGATGGGCGTGGTGCTGAAGCGCATGATGGTGCGCGCGGCCTCGACGATTGCTGAGCGCTACGGCGTGCAGGCGCTGGTCACCGGTGAAGCGGTAGGTCAGGTGTCGAGCCAGACGCTGACCAACCTGCGTCTGATCGATAACGCGTCCGATACGCTGATTCTGCGTCCGCTAATCTCGCATGACAAAGAGCACATCATCCGGATTGCCCGTGAAATCGGCACCGAAGATTTCGCCAGCACCATGCCGGAATATTGCGGCGTGATCTCTAAAAGCCCGACCGTGAAGGCGGTGAAAGAGAAGATCGAGGCGGAAGAGCAGAATTTCGACTTCACGATTCTGGATCGGGTCATCGAAGAAGCGACTAACGTCGATATCCGTACCATCGCTGAGCAGACAGAAGAGGAGGTGGTGGAAGTTGAGACCGTCGCCCTGCTGAGCGAGAACGACGTGGTGCTGGATATCCGCTCTATCGATGAGCAGGAAGAAAAGCCTCTGACGCTGAACGCTACGGAAGTGAAATCGCTGCCGTTCTACAAACTCAGCACACAGTTTGGCGATCTCGATCAGAACCGCACCTGGCTGCTCTACTGCGATCGCGGTGTGATGAGCCGTCTGCAGGCGCTCTATCTACATGAGCAGGGCTTTAAGAACGTTAAGGTTTACCGCCCGTAG
- the yajL gene encoding protein deglycase YajL, with translation MTANASVLVCLAHGSEETEAVTTIDLLVRAGLKVVTASVESDGSREIVCSRGVRLLADVTLVEVADNDFAAIVLPGGLKGAETFRDSPLLVETVRQFHLNEKIVAAICAAAGTVLIPHDLFPVGNMTGFPGLKETIPAGQWMERRVVWDPRVNLLTSQGPGTAIDFALKLIDLLVGKEMAREVAAQLVLAPGIYDYQD, from the coding sequence ATGACCGCGAACGCATCGGTGCTGGTTTGCCTGGCACATGGCAGTGAAGAAACCGAAGCTGTCACCACCATCGACCTGCTGGTTCGGGCCGGGCTAAAGGTTGTCACCGCCAGCGTCGAAAGCGATGGCAGCCGGGAGATCGTCTGCTCACGCGGTGTTCGCCTGCTGGCTGACGTCACGCTGGTTGAAGTCGCCGACAATGACTTCGCCGCCATCGTTCTGCCCGGTGGCCTGAAAGGGGCTGAAACCTTCCGTGACAGTCCGCTGCTCGTCGAAACGGTGCGTCAGTTTCACCTCAATGAGAAAATTGTCGCCGCGATATGCGCCGCAGCAGGCACCGTATTGATCCCCCACGATCTCTTCCCGGTCGGTAACATGACCGGCTTTCCCGGCTTAAAAGAGACTATTCCGGCAGGTCAGTGGATGGAGCGCCGGGTGGTGTGGGATCCGCGTGTCAATCTGCTGACCAGCCAGGGGCCTGGCACAGCAATAGACTTTGCGCTGAAGCTGATTGATCTGCTGGTGGGAAAAGAGATGGCGCGCGAGGTGGCCGCACAGCTGGTGCTGGCGCCCGGCATTTATGACTATCAGGATTAA
- a CDS encoding MFS transporter, translated as MNDNKMTPVELRATWGLGTVFSLRMLGMFMVLPVLTTYGMALQGASETLIGLAIGIYGLAQAIFQIPFGLLSDRIGRKPLIVGGLLLFVLGSVIAACTDSIWGIILGRALQGSGAIAAAVMALLSDLTREQNRTKAMAFIGISFGVTFAIAMVVGPIVTHALGLHALFWMIAILASLGIVITLLVVPSASHHVLNRESGMVKGSFRKVMANPRLVKLNIGIFCLHVLLMSSFVALPGQFEQAGFPAPEHWKVYLSTMLIAFAGVVPFIIYAEVKRRMKRVFVGCVGMIVIAEIVLWGAEGHFWTLVVGVQLFFFAFNLMEAILPSLISKESPAGYKGTAMGIYSTSQFLGVAVGGSMGGWVFGHFDAQTVFLVGAMVAAAWLFVSMTMQEPPYVSSLRIVLSDAALAVPNLEQRLKAQPGVNSVFIVPEEKSAYIKIDSKVTSRPELEALLGSC; from the coding sequence ATGAACGATAATAAAATGACTCCGGTGGAGCTGCGCGCCACATGGGGCCTCGGTACGGTCTTTTCCCTGCGCATGCTGGGAATGTTTATGGTCCTGCCGGTACTGACCACTTATGGCATGGCATTACAGGGCGCGAGTGAAACCTTAATCGGCCTGGCAATTGGCATTTATGGCCTTGCCCAGGCAATATTTCAGATTCCTTTTGGTCTGCTCTCCGATCGCATCGGCCGTAAGCCGTTGATCGTTGGCGGACTGTTGCTGTTTGTTCTGGGTAGCGTTATCGCTGCCTGCACCGACTCCATCTGGGGCATTATTCTGGGCCGTGCGCTGCAGGGTTCAGGGGCGATAGCCGCTGCCGTAATGGCCCTGTTATCCGATTTAACCCGTGAGCAGAACCGCACTAAAGCGATGGCGTTTATCGGCATCAGTTTCGGCGTGACTTTCGCGATTGCGATGGTGGTCGGCCCGATTGTGACTCACGCTCTGGGCCTGCATGCGCTGTTCTGGATGATTGCGATTCTGGCGTCGCTGGGCATCGTGATTACCCTGCTGGTGGTGCCGTCTGCGTCCCATCATGTACTGAACCGTGAATCGGGCATGGTAAAAGGCAGCTTCCGCAAAGTGATGGCTAACCCGCGTCTGGTGAAGCTCAACATCGGTATTTTCTGTCTGCATGTTCTCCTGATGTCGAGCTTTGTCGCCTTGCCAGGACAGTTTGAACAGGCCGGATTCCCGGCGCCGGAGCACTGGAAAGTCTATCTCTCCACCATGCTGATCGCCTTTGCTGGCGTGGTGCCGTTCATCATTTATGCCGAAGTGAAGCGCCGAATGAAGCGCGTGTTTGTCGGCTGCGTCGGGATGATTGTGATTGCGGAGATCGTGCTGTGGGGTGCAGAAGGTCATTTCTGGACGCTGGTAGTCGGTGTTCAGCTCTTCTTCTTCGCCTTCAATCTGATGGAAGCCATTCTGCCTTCGCTGATCAGTAAAGAGTCGCCTGCTGGCTACAAAGGGACGGCGATGGGGATCTACTCCACCAGCCAGTTCCTGGGCGTGGCCGTTGGTGGCAGCATGGGTGGCTGGGTGTTTGGTCATTTCGATGCGCAGACCGTGTTCCTGGTTGGCGCGATGGTGGCTGCGGCCTGGCTGTTTGTCAGCATGACCATGCAGGAGCCGCCTTATGTCAGCAGCCTGCGCATCGTGCTGAGTGATGCTGCCCTTGCTGTGCCAAATCTGGAGCAGCGACTGAAAGCGCAGCCGGGGGTAAACTCCGTGTTTATCGTGCCGGAAGAGAAAAGCGCGTATATCAAAATTGATAGCAAGGTCACCAGCCGACCTGAGCTGGAAGCGCTGCTGGGGAGTTGCTAA
- the xseB gene encoding exodeoxyribonuclease VII small subunit has product MPKKAEQPASFETSLQQLEQIVSRLESGELPLEEALNEFERGVQLARNGQQTLQQAEQRVRILLNDDKDADLTAFTPEND; this is encoded by the coding sequence ATGCCGAAAAAAGCCGAACAGCCAGCCAGCTTTGAAACGTCATTGCAGCAGCTGGAGCAGATTGTCAGCCGTCTGGAAAGTGGTGAACTGCCGCTGGAAGAAGCCCTGAACGAATTTGAGCGCGGCGTGCAGCTGGCGCGGAATGGCCAGCAGACGCTGCAGCAGGCTGAACAGCGGGTCCGTATTCTGCTGAACGATGATAAAGATGCCGACCTCACTGCTTTCACGCCGGAAAACGACTAA
- a CDS encoding YajQ family cyclic di-GMP-binding protein, whose product MPSFDIVSEVDLQEIRNAVENANREVSTRFDFRNVSAEFELNEKNETIKITSESDFQVKQLVDILREKLLKRGIEGGALEVPEEIEHSGKSWAVDAKLKKGIESDVAKKLVKLIKDSKLKVQTQIQGEALRVTGKARDDLQGAMAIVRGSNLGQPFQFKNFRD is encoded by the coding sequence ATGCCATCTTTCGATATCGTTTCAGAGGTCGATCTGCAGGAAATTCGCAATGCGGTGGAGAATGCCAACCGTGAAGTGTCTACCCGCTTCGATTTCCGCAACGTGAGCGCCGAGTTTGAGCTCAACGAAAAGAATGAAACCATCAAGATCACCAGCGAGTCTGATTTTCAGGTTAAGCAGCTGGTCGATATTTTGCGTGAGAAGTTGCTGAAGCGCGGGATCGAAGGCGGAGCCTTAGAGGTGCCGGAAGAGATTGAGCACAGCGGCAAAAGCTGGGCGGTCGATGCCAAACTGAAGAAAGGCATTGAAAGCGATGTGGCGAAGAAGCTGGTGAAGCTGATCAAAGACAGCAAGCTGAAAGTGCAGACCCAGATTCAGGGTGAAGCGTTGCGTGTGACCGGCAAAGCGCGTGATGATTTGCAGGGCGCGATGGCGATCGTGCGCGGCAGCAATCTGGGGCAGCCGTTCCAGTTTAAGAACTTCCGCGATTAA
- the cyoE gene encoding heme o synthase, whose product MFKQYLQVTKPGIIFGNLISVIGGFLLASKGNTDYALFLYTLVGVSLVVASGCVFNNVIDRDIDIKMERTRNRVLVKGLISAKVSLVYATVLGIAGFALLYFGANPLAMWLAVMGFVVYVGIYSLYMKRNSVYGTLIGSLSGAAPPVIGYCAVSNQFDAGALILLAIFSLWQMPHSYAIAIFRFKDYQAANIPVLPVVKGISVAKNHITLYILAFMIATLMLTLGGYAGYKYLVVAAAVSVWWLGMALSGYKTADDRVWARKVFVFSIVTITALSVMMSVDSLAPASKDLLTYVW is encoded by the coding sequence ATGTTTAAGCAATACCTGCAAGTTACAAAACCAGGAATTATTTTCGGGAATTTAATTTCTGTGATCGGCGGATTCCTGTTGGCTTCCAAAGGCAACACGGATTACGCCCTGTTTCTCTACACCCTGGTGGGCGTGTCACTGGTGGTTGCGTCGGGTTGTGTTTTCAACAACGTGATCGACCGCGACATTGACATCAAGATGGAGAGAACCAGGAATCGGGTGCTGGTAAAAGGCCTCATCTCCGCGAAAGTAAGCCTGGTTTATGCCACTGTGCTGGGTATTGCTGGCTTTGCGTTGCTCTACTTCGGTGCTAATCCGCTGGCCATGTGGCTGGCGGTGATGGGCTTCGTGGTGTACGTGGGCATCTACAGTCTCTATATGAAGCGTAATTCCGTTTACGGCACGCTGATTGGAAGTCTGTCGGGTGCTGCGCCGCCGGTTATCGGCTACTGCGCAGTCTCCAACCAGTTTGATGCTGGCGCGTTAATCCTGCTGGCGATCTTTAGCCTGTGGCAGATGCCGCATTCGTACGCGATTGCTATCTTCCGCTTTAAAGATTATCAGGCAGCGAACATCCCGGTTCTGCCAGTGGTGAAAGGCATTTCCGTGGCGAAGAATCATATTACGCTCTATATCCTGGCGTTTATGATTGCCACGCTGATGCTGACGCTGGGAGGCTACGCGGGCTACAAATATCTGGTGGTGGCCGCTGCGGTCAGCGTCTGGTGGCTGGGCATGGCGTTATCGGGTTATAAAACCGCAGATGACCGTGTCTGGGCACGTAAAGTGTTCGTCTTCTCTATCGTGACCATCACCGCGCTGAGCGTGATGATGTCGGTAGATTCGCTGGCTCCGGCCTCGAAGGACCTGCTGACTTACGTCTGGTAA
- a CDS encoding cytochrome o ubiquinol oxidase subunit IV has product MSHSVNEHGASHGSVKSYMIGFILSIILTAIPFWMVMDGSASHGTILGVVLVCAVIQVLVHLVYFLHLDSKSEGGWNMVAIVFSAIIILIVVVGSLWIMWNLNYNMMPH; this is encoded by the coding sequence ATGAGTCATTCTGTTAACGAACATGGCGCTTCACACGGTAGCGTGAAGTCCTACATGATCGGCTTCATCCTCTCTATCATCCTGACGGCAATCCCGTTCTGGATGGTAATGGATGGCAGTGCATCTCACGGTACTATCCTCGGTGTTGTTCTGGTCTGTGCGGTAATCCAGGTGCTGGTTCACCTGGTTTACTTCCTGCACTTAGACAGCAAATCTGAGGGTGGCTGGAACATGGTAGCCATTGTTTTCTCGGCCATCATCATCCTGATTGTCGTAGTGGGCTCACTGTGGATCATGTGGAACCTCAACTACAACATGATGCCTCACTAA